One segment of Desulfosudis oleivorans Hxd3 DNA contains the following:
- a CDS encoding iron-containing alcohol dehydrogenase → MIPASYSFIHKTKVFYGALALEQIPPELDQIPARNPLVITDPKTEKKAVRALAGAFARTSAPITVFDQTPELVEETAIREIADIYRKTGCNSILALGGVSVIDTAKAVAVVLTGRELAAASGDDNIAGPLPPFFAIPTMAQEKASLTMTLKVGAGTGAHEFASSLLMPRAVFIDSRVMASATGKEVAKSGLAALYRIVDAATGPQQNPVSTTFAACALEMLSANLLKAVRVNSKKQSAILTAAAMLSEIAASNITQGVGLALSRAVGAAGKVSEDLAGAALVPGLIRLRMKGAEDALSRLLLAMEGPEEYAATPADQRPQAALEAVETLMLKVQASAGLKLTLASLGLITGRDEIAKAVAADADTLGPETVSQAQVMEMLAAAE, encoded by the coding sequence ATGATCCCCGCTTCCTACAGTTTCATACATAAGACCAAGGTTTTTTACGGCGCACTGGCCCTGGAGCAGATTCCGCCGGAGCTGGACCAGATTCCGGCAAGAAACCCCCTGGTGATCACTGATCCCAAAACCGAAAAAAAGGCCGTTCGCGCTCTGGCCGGGGCCTTTGCCCGGACATCCGCCCCAATCACGGTGTTTGATCAAACACCTGAGCTGGTTGAAGAAACGGCGATCAGGGAGATTGCGGATATCTACAGAAAGACCGGGTGCAATTCGATTCTGGCTCTGGGCGGGGTCTCGGTCATCGACACGGCCAAGGCCGTGGCCGTGGTACTGACCGGCAGGGAGCTGGCCGCCGCGTCGGGGGATGACAATATCGCAGGGCCTCTGCCGCCCTTTTTTGCCATTCCCACCATGGCCCAGGAAAAGGCGTCCCTTACCATGACCTTAAAAGTGGGGGCCGGAACCGGCGCCCATGAATTTGCCTCTTCGCTTCTGATGCCCCGGGCGGTTTTTATTGACAGCCGGGTCATGGCCTCCGCCACGGGCAAAGAGGTGGCAAAAAGCGGCCTGGCAGCGCTTTACCGGATCGTGGACGCGGCCACCGGCCCTCAGCAAAATCCGGTAAGTACCACCTTTGCCGCCTGCGCCCTGGAGATGCTCTCTGCGAATCTGCTCAAAGCGGTACGGGTCAACAGCAAAAAGCAGTCAGCGATTCTCACCGCTGCTGCCATGCTTTCGGAAATCGCGGCTTCCAACATCACCCAGGGTGTGGGGCTCGCCCTGTCCAGGGCCGTGGGCGCGGCCGGCAAGGTTTCCGAGGACCTGGCCGGAGCGGCCCTGGTGCCGGGCCTGATCAGGCTCCGCATGAAAGGCGCCGAAGATGCTTTGTCCCGGCTGCTGCTGGCCATGGAGGGACCGGAAGAATACGCGGCCACGCCCGCGGACCAGCGGCCCCAGGCCGCCCTTGAAGCAGTGGAAACCCTGATGCTCAAGGTACAGGCCTCGGCCGGCCTGAAGCTTACCCTGGCTTCTCTGGGCCTGATCACGGGCAGGGACGAAATCGCAAAGGCCGTGGCCGCAGATGCCGACACCCTTGGCCCGGAAACCGTCAGCCAGGCCCAGGTGATGGAGATGCTGGCGGCGGCGGAATAG
- a CDS encoding aldehyde ferredoxin oxidoreductase family protein, giving the protein MQELIGTSNKVLEVDLTQQTFDVVTITDRDRKMYLGGKGLGLKLIYDRMPMDADPLGPDNILAVMPGVLMGTGAPCSGRFAAVAKSPQTGVMVSSSCGGPFGMALKTAGWDGILIKGTSEKPVWLLLDSKGVTFKDAADLWGKDTQETQALLAKEGQSLVIGPAGENGVSFANIASGERYLGRGGMGAVMGAKRLKAICAVGKAFKIVPKNKAAFDKIKKTATDYINRNPWTSDGQRKYGTLSIVNITRTTGILPVRNFQDGTSDNAYKLTGELIREKYNTSHHTCKPCTILCGKKGVFDGKEMPVPEYETVGLMGSNLEIYDPVIIARWNKVCGDMGMDTISAGGTLSWVMEATEKDLVKSNLKFGSPEGVDEALADIAYCRGFGAEMAGGSRRLSEKYGGTEFAMHVKGMELSAYDPRGSYGHGLSYAVANRGACHLSSTMMAMENFMCFLAPHTTLSKARWTKVFEDMWCCVNSLHTCLFTSYAYTTELLIPRMSSWISTLIGMQFFPQVLTMVVDFSVVYRKMWQAVTGISISKSEFLRAGERIHVLERYMNTRMGASVKTDTLPKRLLTESRKCDKKGRTVPLEEMRDQYYRLRGFTPEGKPSPELLKKLEIAA; this is encoded by the coding sequence ATGCAAGAGCTTATCGGCACCAGTAACAAGGTACTGGAAGTAGACCTGACACAACAGACATTTGACGTGGTCACCATTACCGACCGGGACCGGAAGATGTACCTGGGCGGCAAGGGGCTGGGCCTGAAACTGATTTACGATCGCATGCCCATGGATGCCGACCCCCTGGGGCCGGACAATATCCTGGCGGTCATGCCCGGCGTGCTCATGGGCACCGGTGCCCCCTGTTCCGGCCGGTTTGCCGCGGTTGCCAAGTCGCCCCAGACCGGGGTCATGGTTTCTTCTTCCTGCGGCGGCCCCTTTGGCATGGCCTTAAAAACCGCGGGATGGGACGGGATTCTGATAAAGGGGACTTCCGAAAAGCCGGTCTGGCTGCTGCTGGATTCAAAGGGCGTCACCTTTAAGGACGCGGCCGATCTGTGGGGCAAGGACACTCAGGAGACCCAGGCCCTGCTGGCGAAAGAGGGCCAGTCCCTGGTGATCGGACCGGCCGGAGAGAACGGGGTGAGTTTCGCCAACATTGCGTCGGGCGAACGGTACCTGGGCCGGGGCGGCATGGGCGCGGTGATGGGCGCCAAAAGGCTCAAGGCCATTTGCGCCGTGGGCAAGGCCTTCAAGATTGTCCCCAAAAACAAGGCGGCCTTTGACAAGATCAAGAAGACGGCCACCGACTACATCAACCGCAATCCCTGGACCTCGGACGGCCAGCGCAAGTACGGCACCCTGAGCATTGTCAACATCACCCGTACCACGGGCATTCTGCCGGTGCGCAATTTCCAGGACGGCACCTCGGACAACGCTTATAAGCTCACCGGTGAGCTCATTCGGGAAAAATACAATACCAGCCACCATACCTGCAAACCCTGCACCATTTTATGCGGTAAAAAGGGAGTGTTTGACGGCAAGGAGATGCCGGTGCCCGAGTATGAGACAGTTGGCCTGATGGGCTCCAACCTGGAGATTTATGACCCTGTGATCATTGCCCGGTGGAACAAGGTTTGCGGGGACATGGGCATGGACACCATATCCGCCGGCGGCACCCTGAGCTGGGTCATGGAGGCCACGGAAAAAGATCTGGTGAAAAGCAACCTGAAGTTCGGCAGCCCCGAGGGCGTGGACGAGGCCCTGGCCGACATCGCCTACTGCCGGGGGTTTGGCGCGGAGATGGCAGGTGGCTCCAGGAGACTGTCCGAAAAATACGGCGGCACCGAGTTTGCCATGCACGTCAAGGGCATGGAGCTGTCCGCCTATGATCCCCGGGGCAGTTACGGCCATGGGCTTTCCTACGCCGTTGCCAACCGGGGGGCCTGCCATCTGAGTTCCACCATGATGGCCATGGAAAACTTCATGTGTTTTCTGGCGCCGCACACCACCCTGTCCAAGGCCCGGTGGACAAAGGTTTTCGAGGACATGTGGTGCTGCGTCAACTCCCTGCATACCTGCCTGTTCACCTCCTATGCCTATACCACGGAACTGCTGATCCCCAGAATGTCCAGCTGGATATCCACCCTGATCGGTATGCAGTTTTTCCCCCAGGTGCTGACCATGGTTGTGGACTTTTCAGTGGTTTATCGCAAGATGTGGCAGGCCGTGACCGGCATTTCCATTTCAAAGTCCGAATTCTTGAGGGCTGGTGAGCGCATTCACGTCCTGGAGCGGTATATGAATACCCGCATGGGGGCTTCGGTAAAAACCGACACCCTTCCCAAGCGGCTGTTGACCGAAAGCCGCAAGTGCGACAAAAAAGGCCGCACCGTGCCCCTGGAGGAGATGCGGGACCAGTACTACCGCCTGCGCGGATTTACGCCGGAAGGCAAGCCTTCGCCGGAACTGCTCAAAAAGCTTGAGATTGCCGCGTGA
- a CDS encoding iron-containing alcohol dehydrogenase: MIPKYFEYFNSVKVVAGKQALARLPEELLNLGVKKPILVTDKGVVNAGLVKVVEENVAGSGVSIGAVYDETPVDSSIHAVNAIAAIYREKGCDSIIAVGGGSAIDTAKGVNIVLSENTDDLMKFTGNNRVRAVMKPFVVIPTTGGTGSEVTMAAVIANPDLGVKMQFTTPLMLPDFTILDPRMTKTMPPKITAATGMDAMTHAVETFMSIQRNPVSDAFAWSAIELLVANLPKAVTDGDDEDVRLAVATGAMLAGIAFSNSMVGVVHAVAHALGGVCHLPHGIANAIILPFGMEFNLPKARDVLSDMLLVLAGPEVFAATPKKQRAEKSIATVRDLIKTLNRTSGLPVCLEQAGVPRNKLEKVARIAVSDGAANFNPIEIEYQDALNILNRAYA; this comes from the coding sequence ATGATTCCCAAGTATTTCGAGTATTTCAACTCCGTTAAGGTCGTGGCCGGAAAGCAGGCCCTGGCCCGGCTGCCCGAGGAACTGCTGAACCTGGGTGTCAAGAAGCCGATTCTGGTCACTGATAAAGGGGTGGTCAATGCCGGCCTGGTCAAGGTGGTGGAAGAGAACGTGGCCGGGTCCGGGGTCTCCATCGGCGCCGTTTACGACGAAACACCGGTGGACTCCTCCATTCACGCGGTCAATGCCATTGCCGCCATTTATCGGGAAAAGGGGTGCGATTCCATCATTGCGGTGGGCGGCGGCTCGGCCATTGACACGGCCAAGGGTGTCAACATCGTGCTGTCGGAAAACACCGACGACCTGATGAAGTTCACGGGCAACAACCGGGTCCGGGCCGTGATGAAACCGTTTGTGGTGATTCCCACCACCGGCGGCACCGGCTCTGAAGTGACCATGGCCGCGGTGATCGCCAACCCGGATCTGGGGGTAAAAATGCAGTTCACCACGCCCCTGATGCTGCCGGACTTCACGATTCTGGATCCGCGCATGACAAAGACCATGCCCCCCAAAATCACGGCGGCCACGGGCATGGACGCCATGACCCACGCCGTGGAAACCTTCATGAGCATTCAGCGCAACCCGGTGAGTGATGCCTTTGCCTGGTCCGCCATTGAACTGCTCGTGGCAAATCTGCCCAAAGCCGTGACCGACGGGGACGATGAAGATGTGCGGCTGGCCGTTGCCACCGGGGCCATGCTGGCCGGTATTGCCTTTTCCAACTCCATGGTGGGAGTGGTTCATGCCGTGGCCCATGCCCTGGGCGGTGTATGCCACCTTCCCCACGGCATTGCCAATGCCATTATTCTGCCTTTTGGCATGGAGTTCAACCTGCCCAAGGCCCGGGATGTTCTGTCCGACATGCTGCTGGTGCTGGCCGGCCCAGAGGTGTTTGCGGCAACACCGAAGAAACAGCGGGCCGAAAAGTCCATCGCCACCGTGCGGGACCTGATCAAGACCCTGAACCGGACCAGCGGCCTGCCCGTCTGCCTGGAACAGGCCGGTGTGCCCAGAAACAAACTGGAAAAGGTGGCCCGAATAGCGGTAAGCGACGGGGCCGCCAATTTCAATCCCATTGAGATTGAATACCAGGACGCGTTGAATATCCTTAATCGGGCCTATGCCTGA
- a CDS encoding cation:proton antiporter domain-containing protein, whose protein sequence is METGLFYNPALTLALALALGMIAQALAHQLRMPGIVLLLAAGVALGPDGAELIHPQALGPALTILTGFAVAVILFEGGMNLKFNRLRRAKRSIRQLVLFGGLVTVIGGAVAARFILDWPWKNAILFGTLVMVTGPTVINPLLKRLKVKRSVATVLEAEGVLIDALGAVVAIVALEAALSPSHGSPMVWIWHVVSRLGFGAISGGVAAGLLVLLYRVRTLVPEGSENVFTLSIVLALFQLSNTIVPESGIAAVTVAGIIVGNTRMQGIKRLVEFKEELTVLLIGMLFVLLAADVRLAQVTQLGWPGLGVVLALMFLVRPAAVFTGTAFSELAWKERLFVAWIGPRGIVAAAVASFFAAAFADRGLSGGYELRALVFLVIAVTVVFAGLTGGLMAGMLGLRRPSQMGWVILGANDVARNVAKLFKENGQEVVCIDANTDHCNAAEADCTRVIYGNGLQTRNLLRAEIDTRRGALALTANDEVNVLFTEKVKQEARGITLYAALKTDSSFTPKMLHQADVALAFGATADIDTWTRRFKAHHVFLQRWRLDTSGEAAAETHISGDYTGKGMMIAASLREETLFPVGDTTRFKMGDEIMVFVFEPELSAVEKFLSDTGWTRLESRDKAEVSASVCYLEPEKK, encoded by the coding sequence ATGGAAACCGGCCTTTTCTACAACCCGGCCCTCACCCTTGCCCTGGCCCTGGCCCTTGGCATGATCGCCCAGGCCCTGGCCCACCAGCTTCGAATGCCGGGCATCGTTCTGCTGCTGGCCGCCGGCGTGGCCCTGGGCCCGGACGGCGCGGAACTCATTCACCCTCAGGCCCTGGGTCCTGCTTTGACCATCCTCACCGGGTTTGCCGTGGCTGTCATTCTCTTTGAGGGCGGCATGAACCTGAAATTCAACCGGCTGCGGCGGGCAAAGCGCTCCATTCGTCAGCTGGTGCTTTTCGGCGGCCTGGTCACGGTGATCGGCGGCGCGGTGGCGGCCCGCTTTATCCTGGACTGGCCGTGGAAAAACGCGATCCTGTTCGGCACCCTGGTCATGGTGACTGGTCCCACGGTGATCAATCCCCTTCTCAAGCGGCTCAAGGTCAAGCGCTCCGTGGCCACCGTGCTGGAGGCCGAGGGTGTGCTGATCGACGCCCTGGGAGCGGTGGTAGCCATTGTGGCCCTGGAGGCGGCGTTAAGCCCGTCCCACGGCAGCCCCATGGTCTGGATATGGCACGTGGTGTCCCGGCTGGGATTCGGCGCCATTTCCGGAGGAGTGGCGGCCGGCCTGCTGGTCCTGCTCTACCGGGTGCGCACCCTGGTGCCTGAAGGCAGCGAAAACGTCTTTACCCTCTCCATCGTGCTGGCCCTGTTCCAGCTCAGCAACACAATTGTTCCGGAAAGCGGCATTGCCGCTGTGACCGTTGCGGGCATTATCGTGGGCAACACCAGAATGCAGGGCATCAAACGCCTGGTGGAGTTCAAGGAGGAGCTGACCGTTCTGCTCATCGGGATGCTGTTCGTGCTGCTGGCCGCCGACGTTCGCCTGGCCCAGGTGACCCAACTGGGATGGCCCGGCCTGGGCGTGGTGCTGGCCCTGATGTTTCTGGTGCGTCCGGCGGCGGTATTTACCGGCACCGCCTTTTCCGAACTGGCGTGGAAAGAACGGCTGTTTGTGGCCTGGATCGGCCCCCGGGGCATCGTGGCCGCGGCCGTGGCCTCCTTTTTTGCCGCCGCCTTTGCCGACAGGGGACTTTCCGGCGGTTATGAACTGCGGGCACTGGTTTTCCTGGTCATTGCCGTGACCGTTGTTTTCGCGGGCCTCACCGGCGGACTGATGGCCGGCATGCTGGGGCTGCGGCGGCCCAGCCAAATGGGATGGGTGATTCTGGGCGCCAATGACGTGGCCCGCAACGTGGCCAAACTCTTCAAGGAGAACGGTCAGGAGGTGGTCTGCATCGATGCCAACACCGACCACTGCAATGCGGCGGAGGCGGACTGCACCCGGGTGATCTACGGCAACGGGCTACAGACCCGCAACCTGTTGCGGGCGGAGATCGACACCCGCCGGGGCGCCCTGGCCCTGACCGCCAACGACGAAGTCAACGTCCTGTTCACGGAAAAAGTCAAGCAGGAGGCCCGTGGCATCACGCTTTACGCGGCACTGAAGACCGACTCCTCCTTTACGCCGAAAATGCTGCACCAGGCCGATGTGGCCCTGGCCTTTGGCGCCACCGCCGACATCGACACCTGGACCCGCCGTTTCAAGGCCCACCATGTCTTTCTTCAGCGGTGGCGACTGGATACATCCGGCGAAGCGGCCGCTGAAACCCACATCTCCGGCGATTACACCGGCAAAGGCATGATGATCGCGGCGTCCCTGCGGGAGGAGACCCTCTTTCCGGTGGGAGACACCACCCGGTTCAAGATGGGGGACGAAATTATGGTGTTCGTGTTTGAGCCGGAGCTGTCCGCCGTGGAAAAATTTCTTTCCGACACCGGCTGGACCCGGCTGGAAAGCAGGGACAAAGCCGAGGTTTCCGCGTCGGTGTGCTACCTGGAGCCGGAGAAAAAATAG
- the budA gene encoding acetolactate decarboxylase encodes MITKQRYISVFAICLLLVFAGCAGLAPQNTVTQISTIDALLTGAYDGSMTCGELLKHGNLGIGTFDRLDGEMVMADGVVYQVRADGKVYAADKTLTTPFAAVCRFSPDRAVAFAPGATYEQVQAALDKAAPNTNLFCAIDITGTFSRMHTRSVPAQTKPYPPLAQVTSHQPEFVMENVSGRIVGFRSPAYVKGIGVPGYHLHFISEDRTQGGHILAFEMANGAGAVDVCDRFLLLLPGKDAMFGAADLSVDRAKELEAVEK; translated from the coding sequence ATGATTACAAAACAACGGTATATATCTGTCTTTGCCATCTGCCTGCTGCTGGTGTTTGCGGGCTGTGCCGGGCTGGCGCCGCAAAATACCGTCACCCAGATATCCACCATTGACGCGCTTTTGACCGGGGCATACGACGGCAGCATGACCTGCGGGGAGCTGTTGAAGCACGGCAACCTGGGCATCGGCACCTTTGATCGTCTGGACGGGGAGATGGTGATGGCCGACGGCGTGGTTTACCAGGTTCGGGCCGACGGCAAAGTCTATGCGGCGGACAAGACCCTGACCACACCCTTTGCCGCGGTGTGCCGTTTTTCACCGGACCGCGCCGTGGCATTTGCGCCCGGCGCGACCTATGAGCAGGTGCAGGCGGCCCTGGACAAGGCCGCGCCCAATACCAACCTGTTTTGCGCTATTGATATTACCGGCACTTTTTCGCGCATGCATACCCGCAGTGTGCCGGCACAGACCAAACCCTATCCGCCCCTGGCCCAGGTCACCAGCCATCAGCCCGAGTTTGTCATGGAAAACGTGTCGGGCCGGATCGTGGGGTTTCGCAGCCCGGCCTATGTGAAGGGCATCGGGGTGCCGGGATATCACCTGCATTTCATCAGTGAAGACCGCACCCAGGGCGGCCATATTCTGGCTTTCGAGATGGCCAACGGCGCCGGGGCCGTGGACGTGTGCGACCGGTTTTTGCTGCTGCTTCCCGGCAAAGATGCCATGTTCGGCGCGGCCGACCTTTCCGTGGATCGGGCAAAAGAGCTGGAGGCCGTTGAAAAGTAG
- a CDS encoding FAD-dependent oxidoreductase: MKFLVIGGDAAGMSAASRAKRNDKNMEVTVLERSHDVSYSACGMPYNIAMPDRAIEDLVVRQALVFREKQGIDLLTGHEATAIDPAAKKVFGTTDQGASFEMAYDRLLIATGGSAMVPDLPGFDLPGVMVLKSLDDGRRLKAYMEERGVRRVVIVGMGYIGLEMCDALVERSVAVEMIKPGKGFLSWLGEPLSDVVQQEVESKGVKLHIGCEVHRIEKQKNGLAVICDLGQLEADMVLVAIGLSPNSDMAGAAGLELSVKNSIAVDRTLKTSHDDIYAAGDCADAYHVVTGEKTFIPLALRANRAGWAVADNILGARVELDGVAGTAVFKVFDLEVARTGLFPREAQRAGFDPVEVVIESRSRAHAHPGARPIHVRMIGDRKTGRLLGAQMVGKEGVAHRINAAAVALHNHMTVAAFAQTDLAYAPPFGPVWDPLLTAATQLLKKIG, translated from the coding sequence ATGAAATTTCTGGTCATCGGCGGAGACGCGGCCGGCATGAGTGCCGCCAGCCGCGCCAAACGCAACGACAAGAACATGGAAGTCACGGTTCTTGAACGGAGCCATGACGTTTCCTACAGCGCCTGCGGCATGCCCTACAATATCGCGATGCCGGACAGGGCCATTGAAGACCTGGTGGTGCGCCAGGCCCTCGTGTTCCGGGAGAAACAGGGCATTGACCTGCTCACCGGTCACGAAGCCACAGCCATTGATCCGGCGGCAAAAAAGGTTTTCGGCACCACGGACCAGGGCGCTTCCTTTGAAATGGCTTATGACAGGCTGCTGATCGCCACCGGCGGGTCGGCCATGGTGCCGGACCTGCCGGGGTTTGACCTGCCCGGCGTCATGGTGCTCAAGAGCCTGGACGATGGCCGCCGGCTCAAGGCGTACATGGAGGAGCGCGGGGTGCGGCGGGTGGTGATCGTGGGCATGGGCTACATCGGCCTTGAGATGTGCGATGCCCTGGTGGAACGGTCGGTGGCCGTTGAGATGATCAAGCCGGGCAAGGGCTTTCTGTCCTGGCTGGGCGAGCCGTTGTCCGACGTGGTCCAGCAGGAGGTGGAATCAAAAGGGGTGAAGCTTCACATCGGCTGTGAAGTGCACCGAATTGAAAAACAGAAAAACGGTCTTGCCGTGATCTGCGACCTGGGCCAACTGGAGGCGGACATGGTCCTGGTGGCCATTGGCCTTTCGCCCAACAGCGATATGGCCGGGGCCGCGGGCCTGGAGCTGAGCGTGAAAAATTCCATTGCCGTGGACCGCACCCTGAAAACCTCCCATGACGATATTTACGCCGCCGGCGACTGCGCAGACGCCTATCATGTGGTCACCGGCGAAAAAACGTTTATTCCCCTGGCCCTGCGGGCCAACCGGGCCGGGTGGGCCGTGGCGGACAATATTCTCGGCGCCCGCGTGGAACTCGACGGCGTGGCCGGAACCGCCGTGTTCAAGGTGTTTGACCTGGAGGTGGCCCGCACCGGCCTGTTTCCAAGGGAGGCACAGCGGGCCGGGTTTGACCCGGTGGAGGTAGTGATTGAAAGCCGGTCCCGGGCCCACGCCCATCCCGGCGCCAGGCCGATTCACGTGCGCATGATCGGGGACCGGAAAACCGGCCGCCTGCTGGGGGCCCAGATGGTGGGAAAAGAGGGCGTGGCCCACCGGATCAACGCTGCTGCCGTGGCCCTTCACAACCACATGACCGTGGCCGCCTTTGCCCAGACCGACCTTGCCTATGCCCCGCCCTTTGGCCCGGTGTGGGACCCCCTGCTGACCGCAGCCACCCAGCTGCTCAAAAAAATCGGGTAG
- a CDS encoding DUF3617 domain-containing protein: MSRKAGRTVMAMACVFILGAGLVWAGPNMKPGKWEITTTTEIPGMGPQAFTHAQCITEEDAVPMDKEQSKDCEVREMKVSGNTVSWKIVCKGEGGTTEGSGKITYSGDTMNGTMETYVPENNMRIKSTMKGKRLGACDGTATTAPKRSKSGKGNVIEETATSDKTQAGIDEAGKAVGNFFKKFK, encoded by the coding sequence ATGTCAAGAAAAGCAGGCAGAACGGTAATGGCAATGGCATGCGTATTTATTCTGGGTGCCGGCCTGGTCTGGGCCGGCCCCAACATGAAGCCCGGCAAGTGGGAGATCACCACCACAACCGAAATTCCGGGCATGGGGCCGCAGGCCTTTACCCATGCCCAGTGCATCACCGAAGAGGACGCGGTGCCCATGGACAAGGAGCAGTCCAAGGATTGCGAAGTCAGGGAGATGAAGGTGAGCGGCAACACCGTGTCGTGGAAAATCGTCTGCAAGGGAGAGGGCGGCACAACCGAAGGGTCCGGCAAAATCACCTACAGCGGCGACACCATGAACGGCACCATGGAGACCTATGTGCCGGAAAACAACATGCGGATCAAAAGCACCATGAAAGGTAAGCGCCTGGGTGCCTGTGACGGCACCGCCACCACGGCTCCCAAAAGGAGCAAGAGCGGCAAGGGCAATGTTATAGAGGAAACCGCCACCAGCGACAAAACCCAGGCCGGCATCGATGAGGCGGGAAAAGCGGTGGGCAATTTTTTTAAAAAATTTAAGTAG
- a CDS encoding mechanosensitive ion channel family protein: MEPYVDKIMELARVFGVKLIVALLILVIGRWAAQIVEKVVSKLMGRRGVDPTITSFVSHLAYFLLLAFVVVAALGQLGIQTASFVAIIGAAGLAVGLALQGSLANFAAGFLMIIFRPFKVGDYIEGGGTAGTVEKIQLFTTQLATPDNKTIIVPNAKMTDDKIVNWSMKGTRRVDMVFGIGYGDDIDKARKVISEVLASDSRILKEPPPQISIASLGDSSVDFTVRPWVNAGDYWGVYFDITEKVKKAFDQNGISIPFPQRDVHMYQHTA, encoded by the coding sequence ATGGAACCCTATGTTGACAAAATTATGGAGCTGGCGCGGGTGTTTGGCGTTAAATTGATTGTTGCCCTGCTGATTCTGGTGATAGGGCGCTGGGCAGCGCAAATCGTTGAAAAGGTGGTTTCAAAACTCATGGGCCGCCGCGGCGTGGACCCCACCATCACCTCGTTTGTGTCCCACCTGGCCTATTTTCTGCTGCTGGCCTTTGTTGTCGTGGCCGCCCTGGGGCAGCTGGGTATTCAGACCGCATCCTTTGTGGCCATCATCGGTGCCGCCGGCCTGGCCGTGGGTTTGGCCCTTCAGGGGTCTTTGGCCAATTTTGCCGCCGGTTTTCTGATGATCATCTTTCGGCCATTCAAGGTGGGTGATTATATTGAAGGCGGCGGCACCGCAGGTACCGTGGAAAAGATTCAGCTTTTTACCACCCAGCTGGCAACCCCGGACAACAAGACCATTATCGTGCCCAACGCGAAAATGACCGACGACAAAATCGTCAACTGGTCCATGAAGGGCACCCGCCGGGTGGACATGGTGTTCGGTATCGGATACGGCGATGATATCGACAAGGCAAGAAAGGTCATCTCCGAGGTATTGGCCAGCGACAGCCGCATTCTCAAGGAGCCGCCGCCCCAGATATCCATTGCCAGCCTGGGAGATAGCAGCGTGGATTTCACGGTGCGGCCCTGGGTCAATGCCGGGGATTACTGGGGGGTCTATTTTGACATAACCGAAAAAGTGAAAAAGGCCTTTGACCAGAACGGGATTTCCATTCCCTTTCCCCAGCGGGATGTGCATATGTATCAGCATACAGCATGA
- a CDS encoding DUF362 domain-containing protein — MASTVFFVDLSASFKENLVQKLGRLVEAAGLSKVVAKRDLAAVKLHFGELGNTAYIRPVFLRKIVDLVKGQGAVPFLTDANTLYAGARSDAVHHLETAVHNGFAYSVVGAPLIIADGLRGKTEVAIKVDGKRFDEVYIGAEIVRADAFISVAHFKGHELSGFGGAIKNTGMGCASRKGKLAQHSTLSPKVKTKTCIGCGDCVAHCAHGAIRLVKEGEKKALINEEKCVGCGECIVVCPTGSVQIQWNQAGPAFLEKMVEYTVGVLKGKEKKSLFINFITDVSPACDCFPYNDAPMVRDIGILASTDPVAIDQACADMVNAEHALPGSCLKSNREAGEDKFRSVYPHVEWEIQLDYAEKLGLGTRKYKIEKL; from the coding sequence ATGGCAAGCACGGTCTTTTTTGTCGATCTGTCGGCAAGCTTCAAGGAGAATCTCGTTCAGAAACTGGGCAGGCTGGTGGAAGCCGCGGGCCTGAGCAAGGTGGTGGCCAAACGGGATCTGGCCGCGGTCAAGCTCCATTTCGGCGAGCTGGGGAACACGGCCTACATTCGCCCGGTGTTTCTGCGAAAGATTGTTGACCTGGTCAAGGGCCAGGGCGCCGTTCCGTTTCTGACCGACGCCAACACCCTGTATGCCGGCGCGCGCAGCGACGCCGTTCACCATCTGGAAACGGCCGTCCACAACGGGTTTGCCTATTCCGTGGTGGGGGCGCCCCTGATCATTGCCGACGGGCTGAGGGGGAAAACAGAGGTGGCCATAAAGGTCGACGGCAAGCGGTTTGACGAAGTCTATATCGGCGCCGAGATCGTCCGGGCTGATGCGTTTATATCCGTGGCCCATTTCAAGGGGCACGAGCTGTCCGGGTTCGGCGGCGCCATCAAGAACACCGGCATGGGGTGCGCCTCCCGCAAGGGCAAGCTGGCCCAGCACTCCACCCTATCTCCCAAGGTCAAGACCAAAACCTGCATCGGCTGCGGCGACTGCGTGGCCCATTGCGCCCATGGGGCCATCCGGCTGGTGAAGGAAGGGGAGAAAAAAGCCCTTATCAATGAGGAAAAATGCGTGGGCTGCGGCGAGTGCATCGTGGTCTGTCCCACCGGCTCGGTGCAGATCCAGTGGAACCAGGCCGGCCCGGCCTTTCTGGAAAAGATGGTGGAATACACCGTGGGTGTGCTCAAGGGCAAGGAGAAAAAGTCCCTGTTTATCAATTTTATTACCGATGTCTCCCCGGCCTGTGACTGCTTTCCTTATAATGATGCGCCCATGGTGAGGGACATCGGCATTCTGGCCTCCACCGACCCGGTGGCCATTGACCAGGCCTGCGCCGACATGGTCAATGCCGAACACGCCCTGCCCGGCTCATGTCTGAAGAGCAACCGGGAAGCAGGGGAAGACAAGTTTCGCAGTGTCTATCCCCACGTGGAATGGGAAATTCAACTGGACTACGCGGAAAAGCTGGGCCTGGGAACCCGGAAATACAAGATTGAAAAGCTGTAA